AAAGAGCATGAAACTACTTGACAATGAAGCGCTAATAGCCTAGATTTACACCAGTTGGAGACCTGGATTTTCAACTAAAAAAGGGACAAATTCGTATTGGCTCGGCGATGACGGATGGGCTCGGCGTTGATTACCAGCGCGGACGCTACGTGATTGTGTACTACAACGGCAAGTATTACGGAATCCATGATTTGCGCGAACGCAACAACGAATATTATTACGAGACCAAGTACGGTTACGACCCGAATGACATCGACCTCCTCGCGACGACATCCAGCGGCACGGACGAGGCAAGCGCCGGTTCCGCCACCGATTACAAGGCGATGCTGGATTGGCTCCAGACCAACGAGCTTTCGAGCGACGCGAACTACCAGAAGATTGCCGACCAGGTCGACGTGGACAACTACATGAATTACATGCAGGCCGAAATGTTTGTGAACAACGGTGACTGGCCGCACAACAATATGAAGAAGTGGCGCGTCGCAAGCCAAAAGAGCAAGTGGAAATGGTTCCTGTACGACCTGGACTTTGGCTTTGGTGTCTCGTACAATACCCAGAATGGCAACGTGTTCAGCTACGTGACCAATGCAAACGGCACGAATGGCATGGGTATGGGCATGGGACAGTGGGGCGGTCAGCAGTCCAGCGGCTCCATCTCTCCGCATACAATCCTCATGATTCGCCTGCTTGGGAACGAAGGCTTCAAGAAGGCGTTCATCAACCGCTACTGCGTGCTGCTTTCCATGAACTTTGCGCCGGCCAGGTTGCTGAAGATGATTGAAGAATTGCAGAGCCAGGTGCAGCCCGAAATGGCCCGGGATTTGGAATTCTGGGGTTTGGACGCGTCCTCGATATCAAACAACCTAGAAAAGATCAAGAGTTTTGCGCAGACCCGCCAGCAGACGATTGTAAGCGAGATGCAGACTTACTTCAACTTGGGCGAAACGGTTCCCGTGACGCTCTCGGTGCAGGGCAGCGGGCATATCTTGGTGCACAACCTAGAACTGGATGCAAACTCGCTGCAGGTCAACTTCTTCCGCGATGTGCCGGTGACGGTGACTGCGGTCGCCACCTCGGGTGGCGTGTTCTCGGGATGGAGCGATGGTGTCACGGATGCCATGCGCACGTTCAATCCGGGCGAAGTGACGACCTTGACGGCGTCGTTCCGCTAGAGCGCGAGGTAGGCTTTTTTAAGTTCGCGGGTGGCGGCCTCAGGGTCTGCCGCCTTCATGATGGCGGATACCACGCAAATGCCCGCGATTCCCGATCCCTTCAGTACGCCGATATTCCCCTTGTTGAGTCCGCCGATGGCGTTCACCTTGATGGGGACGGCTTTCACTATTTCGTTGAGGGTCTCGACAGGCGTGATGACCGTGTTTACGTGTGTAGTCGTGGGGTAGATGGCCCCGACTCCCAGGTAGTCTGCGCCCTGTTCAACCGCTTCGAGCGCTTGCGGGATGGTCTTCGTGGTGGCTCCTACAATTTTATTTGGGCCGAGAATGCGTCGTGCGTCGCTCACGGGCATGTCGGTTTGCCCCACGTGCACTCCCTCGGCGTCAATGGCAAGCGCGATGTCCACGCGGTCGTCGATGATGAGCGGAATGTTGTAACGTGAGGTGACCTTGTGGGTCGCCCGGGCCAATTCCATGTATTCGCGGGTCGGGCGGTCCTTTTCGCGGAGCTGCACCAGTGTTGCGCCCCCTTTGCAGGCGGCTTCGACCGTCGCGAGGAATTTTTCGGGCGGGACGCAGGTGCTGTCGGTAATAAAATAGAGCGTGGTGTCGAGCATAGATTTGTTGAATGACATGGAGACCTCTTATACGTACAGGTAGTCGTTCAGCACTGGCTGTAGGCCTTCGCCACTGATGTCTTCGTACATAGTGCCGAAACTGCGTGAGTCGTTGATTTCGAACTGTTCGTCGCCTTCGCCAGCCTTCTCGGCTTCCGCCTCGGCGATGGCATCGCCCGTCTTGGGCTTGCATTCGCCTTTTTTGTACTTGCTTTCGTGGTCGCCAATACCCGTCGAGACGCCCGCCGAAATTTTGGTGGCGGCAATCTTCACGATGCCGTTGCGGAATTCCTTGCTTTCGCGGCTCGAAACGGTGATGCCCACGTATGGCATAAAGATGCGGTAGGCACAAAGCACCTGGCAGAGTTCCTTCTCGTGTACGTCCAGCGGGTTGATTTTTTCGTTATTGACGATGGGCCGGAGACGCGGACACGAGAGCGACATCTCGGCGTGCGGGTATTTTTTTTGCAGATAGTACACGTGCAGGGCGCTCGCGAGGGCGTCCTTGCGGAAATCCGAGAGACCGAGAAGCGCCGAGAATCCGCAGCCGCGCATGCCCGCCATGAGGGCGCGTTCCTGCGAGTCGAATCGGTAGGGGTAAATGCGCTTGTGACCGAGCAGGTGGAGTTTTTCGTAGCGCACCTTGTCGTAGGTTTCCTGGAATACGGTCACGTAGTCCACGCCGCATTCGTGCAGGTAGCGGTATTCGTCCACGTTCATCGGGTACACTTCGACGCCCACTAGGCGGAAGTACTTGCGGGCGAGCTTGCAGGCTTCGCCGATGTATTCGACGCTGCTCTTGGCGCGGCTCTCGCCGGTGAGGATGAGCACTTCTTCCATGCCGCTGTCGGCGATGACCTTCATCTCGTGCTCGATTTGCTCCATATTGAGCTGGACGCGCTTGATATGGTTGTAGCAGTTGAATCCGCAATAGATGCAGTAGTTTTCGCAGTAGTTCGCAATATAGAGAGGCGTAAAGAAGTAGACGTTGTTGCCGAAGTGCTTCGCAGTCTCGAGTTTTGCGCGTTGTGCCATTTGCTCTAAGTAGAGGGCGCCTGCAGGGGAGAGCAGCGCCTTGAAGTCTTCGATGGAGCAGGTTTCGCGTTCGAGGGCCCGCTGAACGTCTCGGGCGGTATAGCGCGAGGGGTCGTATGCGTCCATTTGCGAAAGCACTTTTTGGGGGATGTCGGTTTGGATGACGTCCATCCCCTTCATGTATTCCATGAAGTTCGAGCGCACGGAGGGGTCGTTTTCAATGCGGTGCTTGCGTTCGAGCGCTGCCGGCGATAGAAATTCGGAATCAACGAAATATTGGTTGTCTGCCATGGCTCAAACCTCTTAGTCCCGCAAGAACCCTGTGAGCGGGTCGCTGGCGGAAGCGCCACGGACGAGCACGCGGCCGAGCCCGGAGAGGTAAGCCTTGCGGCCTGCTTCAATGGCCTGCTTGAAGGCGTTTGCCATGAGCGTGAGGTCGCCTGCGGTGGCGAGTGCAGTATTCGCCATCACGGCGGCGGCGCCCATTTCCATGGCTTCGCAAGCTTGTGAGGGTTTGCCGATGCCCGCGTCCACGATGATGGGGAGGTCGATTTCGTCGATGAGAATCTGGATGAAGTCCTTTGCCACGAGCCCGCGGTTGGAGCCAATCGGGGCGGCCAAGGGCATTACGGCGGCGGCGCCTGCATTCACTAGGTCGCGAGCCACGTTCAGGTCGGCGTGCATGTAGGGGAGTACCACAAAGCCTTCCTTGGCAAGGATTTCGGTTGCCTTGATGGTCTCCTGGTTGTCGGGCAGCAAGTACTTGGTGTCGCGCATGATCTCGATTTTTACGAAGTCGCCGCAGCCGAGTTCGCGAGCGAGTCGTGCGATGCGGACCGCCTCGTCGGCGGTGCGTGCGCCGGAAGTGTTGGGCAAAAGTGTCGCCGTTTTTGGGATGTAGTCGAGGATGTTCTCGTGGTCCTTGGTGTTCGCACGGCGCACGGCGCAGGTGATAATCTCTGCGCCCGCATCGCGCACGGCGGCTTCAATCAGTTTAAGGGAGTACTTTCCGGAACCTAGAATAAAACGGGAGTTGAATTCGTGCCCGCCAATAATCAGCTTGTCTTCGTTCATTGCAAATGCCCCATGGAGTCTATTGCTTTTCTCGAAGATAAATGTAGAAAAAAAGAAGGATTCCTATTCTTCCATTCCGCACAGAAGGCGGATTGCCATGAGTGCCTGGTGGGCGGCGCAGAGGGCGACACGCGGGGCTATGAGCCCTATGGCGTCGTTCACTTCGCTCACGGCGTCGCCGCATAGGTAAAAACGCTTGCCGACTTTGCGTGTTTTGATGTCGTTTGCGCTGTTGTAGCCAGCCATGCCCGATGCCGCTACGAGAAACTTGTTGTTGAAGCTGCCGAGGACAGTATCGACGAGCATCGCCTTCGCCTGGGCGTTGTCAAATGCCTCGCACACGACATCGGCGGCACCTACGAGCGCCGCGGCGTTCTCTGCCGTGATGCGTTCCACGTGGGGTTCGTATTCTACGTAGGGCGAAATTTCGCGGAGGTTTTCGGCGAGGGCTTCCGCTTTCGTTTTTCCGACTTGTAGGAACTTGTACTGTTGACGCTGCAGGTTGGTGATTTCCACCCGGTCAAAGTCGATGAGGATGAGCTTGCCGACGCCCGCACGCGCAAGGCTTACGGCAATGTTCGAACCGAGCCCGCCGAGCCCGCACACGGCGACAGTCGATCGCTGGAGTTTTTCGACGACTGCGGCTCCTTGCTTTTCGACAAGCGCCTCACGCCATTCTTCCCGAGAGGGAACACTCATCACCCGCCTCCGACGAAACTCACGACTTCGACCACGTCTCCGTCGGCAAGTGTCGTCTCGGCATATTTCGCCTTGGGGACGATTTCCTCGTTTAGTTCCACGGCGATGCGTTTTACGTCAAAGTCTGTCGTAGCCAGATAATCGGCGAGTGTCTGACCCGCCGTGTCCACGTCGACTCCGTTTACCTTGACCATGGCTTACCCGAGCAGTTCTTCCTTGCTGATGGCCTTGAAGTTCGTGGCCTTCAGGGCTTCGATGGCTTTGTCCACGTCCTGGAATCGCAAAATCATGATGTTGGAGCCGTTCAGGGTGGAGGGGTAGGCGTACATGTAGTCGATCTGCTGGCTACCGACCGCAGTGGAGAGCAGTTCGGCAAGGCCACCGATGGCGGCGTTCACGGGGCAGGCGACAACGTCGGTGATGGTGGCGCTGAGGCCCGCCTTGGCGAGCACGTCGACGGCCTTTTCCGGGTCACTCACGATAAGGCGGATGAGCCCGAATTCGCCGGAGTCGGCAAGCGTGAGCGAAAGGAGGTTCACGCCGGCGTCGGCAAGGGACTTGCACACCGCCTGGAGACGGCCCGGACGGTTGGAAACGAAAACGGATACTTGCGGAATCTTCATGTTTTGCCTCCTTACATCTTCTTCCTGTTATCAATGACGCGCTTGGCCTTGCCTTCGCTACGCGGCAGCGAATCGGGTTCGCACAGCGTGACGATGACGGAAATGCCGAGAATCTGTTCGATGGAGTGCTTGAACTTCTTGTTCAGCTGTTCCATGTCGCTCATGGAGTCGCTCACCATGTCGCGGGAGACTTCCACCTTCACCTCGAGCGTGTCCATGTTGTTCTTGGTGTCGAGCACAATCTGGTAGTGCGGCAGGGCCTTCTCTGCACGGAGGAGGGCCGTCTCGATCTGGCTCGGGAACACGTTCACGCCGCGCATGATAATCATGTCGTCGCTACGGCGGCCAATGCGACGGATGCGGCGGATGGTACGGCCGCACTTGCACTTGGTCTTCTCGATGGCGGTAATGTCGCGGGTGCGGTAGCGGATGATGGGCATGGCCTTCTTGCTGAGCGTAGAAAGCACGAGTTCGCCCTCTTCGCCGTCCGGCAGCGGTTCAAGCGTTTCGGGGTCGACGATTTCGGGGTAGAAATGGTCTTCGAAGATGTGGATGCCGTCGCGGCACTCGCATTCGCAGCCCACGCCCGGGCCCACGATTTCGGAGAGGCCGTAGATGTCGTACGCCTTGATGCCGGTCTTTTCTTCGATGTAGTCGCGCATGCCGTCGCTCCACGGTTCTGCACCGAAGATGCCGCGCTTGACCTTCAGGTCACGGATGTCGACACCCATCTTTTCGGCGACGTCGATAATACGGACAAAGTAACTCGGGGTTCCGCCTACCGCAGTGACGCCGAAATCCTTCATGAGCATCACCTGGCGTTCGGTATTGCCGCCGCTGATGGGGATGACGGTTGCACCGAGGGCTTCAAAGCCGCCGTGGATGCCGAGACCGCCGGTGAACAGGCCGTAGCCGTAGAAGTTCTGCACAATATCAGTGCTGCGGAATCCGCAGGCGAGCAGCCCGCGCTTCACGACCTGGGCCCACACGTCCATGTCTTCCTTGGTGTAGCCGACCACGATGGGCTTACCCGTGGTGCCCGAACTTGCGTGCAGGCGCACGACTTCGCTCAGGTCTACGGCGAACAGGCCATACGGGTAGGTGTCGCGCAAGTCCTTTTTCATGGTGAAGGGGAGCTTGGCCACGTCCTTGAGGGTCTTGATATCTTCGGGCTTTAATCCCTTCTCGTCCATGCGTTCACGGAAGAGCGGGACCTTCTCGTAGGCAAGTTTCACGGTGGCGCGCATACGCTGCAGCTGCAGGTCGCGCAATTTTTCTTCGGGCATGAAGTCCAGGGCCATTTCGGGTAGGACCTTGTTTTCTTCGTCATTCCAGGCAGTAGATCGCATAAGTAGACCTTTGGTTGTTGGCGCCTCTTTGGGGAGCCTTTAAAAATTGGACGGTTTTAAAATAGTTTTTTTTTATGGAGGGAAATGTTTGTGACGACGAGATAAAAAACAAAAAGCGCTTTTTACATATTTTGTAAAAATGCTTTTTTGTGGCTACAAAGCTTATTTTGAATGGAGTTTAGCGAAAATTCACCATTTTGAGATTCTGCTCGACCTTGATGACGTAGAAACCGTGTCCGGGGTGGGCAAGGGTCGCTTGCTTTCCGTTGAAGGTTCCGCGGGCGAGAGTGTTGCCCTGGATGACCAGCACGGCGTCACTTGAATCCGTGGCAATGCTGAATGTGTAAACGGAGATATTTTTCGTGTTGTATTCTACATTCAGAATGTATTTGCCGGGGTTGAGCCCTGATATGAGTTCTATATTGATGATTGGAAGCGATGGGAATTTCACACTTTTATGGCTTTTTTTTATTTAAGAACTCCTTTTTTCTCCCTTTTTCAATATAATCTTTTTGTACTTTGTATGTAATTTTCTGACTTTTGTTTTTTTTTAGTGACAAAGGTTGCAGAAATTTGTGCATGGCCGGGGGCGTAATTGCAGAAAAGGGGTGCTTTTGCCCTAAAAGTCGCTGTTTCGGGGACGTATTTTTTGTATTTTTGGGCGGTATTTTGAGTTTTTTGCTTTTATAGGTAGGTCTACTCTGCGCTATCGTCTGCTTTTTATAGTGTTTGCCTTTGTCGGTATTGTAAACGCCCAGCTTCTGGACATGTCTCAAATGTCGCAGAACTACATGGCCGAGAACAGGATTAATAAGGTCAAGGTCGAGGGGAATGTTCACATGGACCAGCGTTCGGTGCTGAGTCGCATTGGCATTCGCGACGGTCAAAGCTATACCCCCACGGCGCTTACCGAGAAGGTCCAGGGGGCGGTGACCAGCTTGTACGAATCGGGCTTGTTTGACGACGTGACCGCTTGGGTCGACTACCTGGACGAGGGGACCGACGTGGACCTCATCTTCAAGATTAAGGAACTCCCTGCCCTTGATACTGCCATTTTGGACGGCTGCGACGAAATTTCGGAAGAAGACCTGCGGCTAAAACTCCGCATGATCCCGGGACGTGTCTACAGCAAGAGCCAGCTGGAACGTGACCGTCAGGCGTTGTTGGAATACTACCGCTCGGAAGGCTACCTGCTTGCCGAGGTGGGCTACCGCGAAGAGGCTGTGGACGAGAACTTGAATAAGGTGACCTTCATTATCCGTGAAGGAGGGAAGGTCAAGGTCCGCTACTTCATTATCAAGGGTAACGAGCACGTGCCTGCCGAAGACATCAAGGAGCACATGCTCACCAAGCAGGACCAGTGGTGGGGTGGCGGCGAATTCAAGGAAGCCGTCTTTAACGCTGATCGAGACACAGTGCTGAACGCCATCCGCCACTTTGGCTACCTGGATGCCGAACTGACCGAATATTTCGCCGAGTACCTGCCGGACTCGACCTGCCTGTTCTACCTGGGTCGAATGGTCCCGGTCGGCAACGACTTGAAGGTGCTTTTTGACCAGCTGAACCTTGCTATGAGCGACAGCGCCACAGCCCTCCACAAGATGGCCGGCAAGCCCACCATGCAGGTAACGCACTACTACCGCAACGAGCGCGTGGGTGCGCACGGCTACGTGTCCCGTCCTCTGCCTCAGGTCAAGGACGAGGAGGACGCCCTCAAGGCTTTGAACGACATTATCCGCTACGAGAGCGCCCGCAAGGAATGGCTCAAGATTACGGATGGCCGCAAGTTCAACAACCCCAAGATTTATGATCTGAGGAACAAGAAGAAACGTTCCCCCTACGAAGAAAAACTTTTGGTGCGCTACATGCTCGAAGACATGTTCCCCGCCCTCAACAAGTATGACGATATCAAGACCTCGAGCGACATCGCCATCCATATTTCCATGATCGAGGGGCGCCGCTATTACATGGGCAGCCTGCACTTCTCGGGCAACGAGGTTTTGAACGACAAGATTCTGGATTACGCCTTCCGCCTCGATAGCGGCGAGGTCTTTGATCAGTACGTCTACGATGCCTCCAAAAAGGCGTTGCTCGACTCTTACCGCGAAGACGGCTACTTGTTTGCCCAGTTTGAGGAAGAGCGTACGTTTACGAACGATTCAATCGTGAATTTGACTTACCGCATGCGCGAAGGTTTGCCGGCGAGCATCCACAAGGTGCATATCCACGGCAATACCAAGACGAACGAAAAGGTGATTCGCCGCGAAGTGCGCCTGTATCCGGGCGATACCTACCGCCAGTCCGCCATGGAGCGCAGCTTCCGCGAAATCATGCAGCTCAATTACTTCGACATGGTCATTCCCGACATCAAGGTCGTGGGTGAGCAGGAAGTGGACCTCGACTTTACGGTGCAAGAGAAGGAAGCCGGTACGGGTACCTTTAGCCTCGGTGTTTCGTACAGCGAATCCGACGGTCTCGTGGGTACGGCGAGCATCTCGATCCCGAACTGCTGTATGGGTAACGGTCAGGCCGCGACCCTCAGCCTGGAATACGGCGAAGACAAGAAGAGCGCCGCCATCAGCTTCCAGGAGCCGTGGCTCTTTGACAAGCCCATCACCTTGGGTACGAGCCTCAGCTACAGCTGGTGGAATATGGACAAGTATAACGACCCCGACATTACCCGCTATGGCGGCAGTGTCTACCTGGGCAAGCGCCTCAAGTGGCCCGACGACTACTTCTACGGGCAGGTCGGTTACAGCTGGCTCATGAACAAACAGGGCCCCAACATCGACGACAGCTACGTGGTGTACACGGGTGTTGAATCTGCCATCAACTTCAGGCTGGTGCGCGACGACAAGAACTTGCCGCAGTTCCCCACCGAGGGCTCCCGTTACGTGCTCGACGTGCAGGTGGCCGACGACGTACTGTTCAGCGACTTTGAATTCGTGAAGACGGAACTGACCATCAAGTGGTGGTTCCCGTTGTTCCGCGATCGTCTGGCGATTGCGCTCACCAACGAATACGGCGTGATATTTGGCGACCAGCTGCAGTACCGTACTCTGTACTCGATGGGCGGCGTGCTTGGTTACGAGGGCATGATGCGCGGTTACAGCTCGGGCTCTATTGGCTACCGCCGCTTGGGCCGCAGCTTCCAGTACATTGGCGCCGAACTTCAGTTGGGCATTGTGCCGCAGACGTTCTACCTGTTGCCGTTCTTCTTTGACGCGGGCAACGTGTTTGGTGAACGCTATGATCCGGGTACCAAGGTGGCAAAACCTAGCCGCAATCCTTTGAGCGAATGGGATCCGACCAGCCTCAAGAAGGATATGGGCTTTGGCTTCCGCGTGGTTGTGCCGATGCTCGGTATCATTGGCTTTGACTTT
Above is a genomic segment from Fibrobacter sp. UWP2 containing:
- a CDS encoding CotH kinase family protein; the encoded protein is MTDGLGVDYQRGRYVIVYYNGKYYGIHDLRERNNEYYYETKYGYDPNDIDLLATTSSGTDEASAGSATDYKAMLDWLQTNELSSDANYQKIADQVDVDNYMNYMQAEMFVNNGDWPHNNMKKWRVASQKSKWKWFLYDLDFGFGVSYNTQNGNVFSYVTNANGTNGMGMGMGQWGGQQSSGSISPHTILMIRLLGNEGFKKAFINRYCVLLSMNFAPARLLKMIEELQSQVQPEMARDLEFWGLDASSISNNLEKIKSFAQTRQQTIVSEMQTYFNLGETVPVTLSVQGSGHILVHNLELDANSLQVNFFRDVPVTVTAVATSGGVFSGWSDGVTDAMRTFNPGEVTTLTASFR
- the thiE gene encoding thiamine phosphate synthase — protein: MSFNKSMLDTTLYFITDSTCVPPEKFLATVEAACKGGATLVQLREKDRPTREYMELARATHKVTSRYNIPLIIDDRVDIALAIDAEGVHVGQTDMPVSDARRILGPNKIVGATTKTIPQALEAVEQGADYLGVGAIYPTTTHVNTVITPVETLNEIVKAVPIKVNAIGGLNKGNIGVLKGSGIAGICVVSAIMKAADPEAATRELKKAYLAL
- the thiH gene encoding 2-iminoacetate synthase ThiH, with the translated sequence MADNQYFVDSEFLSPAALERKHRIENDPSVRSNFMEYMKGMDVIQTDIPQKVLSQMDAYDPSRYTARDVQRALERETCSIEDFKALLSPAGALYLEQMAQRAKLETAKHFGNNVYFFTPLYIANYCENYCIYCGFNCYNHIKRVQLNMEQIEHEMKVIADSGMEEVLILTGESRAKSSVEYIGEACKLARKYFRLVGVEVYPMNVDEYRYLHECGVDYVTVFQETYDKVRYEKLHLLGHKRIYPYRFDSQERALMAGMRGCGFSALLGLSDFRKDALASALHVYYLQKKYPHAEMSLSCPRLRPIVNNEKINPLDVHEKELCQVLCAYRIFMPYVGITVSSRESKEFRNGIVKIAATKISAGVSTGIGDHESKYKKGECKPKTGDAIAEAEAEKAGEGDEQFEINDSRSFGTMYEDISGEGLQPVLNDYLYV
- a CDS encoding thiazole synthase → MNEDKLIIGGHEFNSRFILGSGKYSLKLIEAAVRDAGAEIITCAVRRANTKDHENILDYIPKTATLLPNTSGARTADEAVRIARLARELGCGDFVKIEIMRDTKYLLPDNQETIKATEILAKEGFVVLPYMHADLNVARDLVNAGAAAVMPLAAPIGSNRGLVAKDFIQILIDEIDLPIIVDAGIGKPSQACEAMEMGAAAVMANTALATAGDLTLMANAFKQAIEAGRKAYLSGLGRVLVRGASASDPLTGFLRD
- the thiF gene encoding thiamine biosynthesis protein ThiF; the encoded protein is MSVPSREEWREALVEKQGAAVVEKLQRSTVAVCGLGGLGSNIAVSLARAGVGKLILIDFDRVEITNLQRQQYKFLQVGKTKAEALAENLREISPYVEYEPHVERITAENAAALVGAADVVCEAFDNAQAKAMLVDTVLGSFNNKFLVAASGMAGYNSANDIKTRKVGKRFYLCGDAVSEVNDAIGLIAPRVALCAAHQALMAIRLLCGMEE
- the thiS gene encoding sulfur carrier protein ThiS; this encodes MVKVNGVDVDTAGQTLADYLATTDFDVKRIAVELNEEIVPKAKYAETTLADGDVVEVVSFVGGG
- a CDS encoding ACT domain-containing protein — translated: MKIPQVSVFVSNRPGRLQAVCKSLADAGVNLLSLTLADSGEFGLIRLIVSDPEKAVDVLAKAGLSATITDVVACPVNAAIGGLAELLSTAVGSQQIDYMYAYPSTLNGSNIMILRFQDVDKAIEALKATNFKAISKEELLG
- a CDS encoding phenylacetate--CoA ligase family protein; translation: MRSTAWNDEENKVLPEMALDFMPEEKLRDLQLQRMRATVKLAYEKVPLFRERMDEKGLKPEDIKTLKDVAKLPFTMKKDLRDTYPYGLFAVDLSEVVRLHASSGTTGKPIVVGYTKEDMDVWAQVVKRGLLACGFRSTDIVQNFYGYGLFTGGLGIHGGFEALGATVIPISGGNTERQVMLMKDFGVTAVGGTPSYFVRIIDVAEKMGVDIRDLKVKRGIFGAEPWSDGMRDYIEEKTGIKAYDIYGLSEIVGPGVGCECECRDGIHIFEDHFYPEIVDPETLEPLPDGEEGELVLSTLSKKAMPIIRYRTRDITAIEKTKCKCGRTIRRIRRIGRRSDDMIIMRGVNVFPSQIETALLRAEKALPHYQIVLDTKNNMDTLEVKVEVSRDMVSDSMSDMEQLNKKFKHSIEQILGISVIVTLCEPDSLPRSEGKAKRVIDNRKKM
- a CDS encoding outer membrane protein assembly factor: MSQMSQNYMAENRINKVKVEGNVHMDQRSVLSRIGIRDGQSYTPTALTEKVQGAVTSLYESGLFDDVTAWVDYLDEGTDVDLIFKIKELPALDTAILDGCDEISEEDLRLKLRMIPGRVYSKSQLERDRQALLEYYRSEGYLLAEVGYREEAVDENLNKVTFIIREGGKVKVRYFIIKGNEHVPAEDIKEHMLTKQDQWWGGGEFKEAVFNADRDTVLNAIRHFGYLDAELTEYFAEYLPDSTCLFYLGRMVPVGNDLKVLFDQLNLAMSDSATALHKMAGKPTMQVTHYYRNERVGAHGYVSRPLPQVKDEEDALKALNDIIRYESARKEWLKITDGRKFNNPKIYDLRNKKKRSPYEEKLLVRYMLEDMFPALNKYDDIKTSSDIAIHISMIEGRRYYMGSLHFSGNEVLNDKILDYAFRLDSGEVFDQYVYDASKKALLDSYREDGYLFAQFEEERTFTNDSIVNLTYRMREGLPASIHKVHIHGNTKTNEKVIRREVRLYPGDTYRQSAMERSFREIMQLNYFDMVIPDIKVVGEQEVDLDFTVQEKEAGTGTFSLGVSYSESDGLVGTASISIPNCCMGNGQAATLSLEYGEDKKSAAISFQEPWLFDKPITLGTSLSYSWWNMDKYNDPDITRYGGSVYLGKRLKWPDDYFYGQVGYSWLMNKQGPNIDDSYVVYTGVESAINFRLVRDDKNLPQFPTEGSRYVLDVQVADDVLFSDFEFVKTELTIKWWFPLFRDRLAIALTNEYGVIFGDQLQYRTLYSMGGVLGYEGMMRGYSSGSIGYRRLGRSFQYIGAELQLGIVPQTFYLLPFFFDAGNVFGERYDPGTKVAKPSRNPLSEWDPTSLKKDMGFGFRVVVPMLGIIGFDFAWPMDVGETYSGLQRTQVGDMEFNFVIGQGF